In Buchnera aphidicola (Hyadaphis tataricae), the genomic stretch GCTATTTTAGCAATTTTAATAGATTGTTTTTGTTGTTCCAGGATACTTAATGAATTACGAATTTTTCGAATATGTGCACGAAGATGATTTTTAAAAATTTTTAGCGCCATAATATTGTTATTTATTTTTTTTCATTGTAGTTACTCCATTTTTTGTGCCAACTAAAGCAATATCAGCACATCGTGAAGCAAATAAACCAACTGTCACTACACCGGGTAGTGCATTAAAAGTATGTTCCATCTGTATAGGATTTTCTATATTTAAATTATATGCATCAAGAATAACATTACCATTATCTGTAATGGTATTGTTTCGATATTTTGGCTTTCCCCCAAGTTTAACTATTTCTTTAGATATATAAGACAAAGCGGTAGGAATAATTTCTATAGGTAATGGAAATTTTCCAAGAACACTTACAATTTTTGAATTATCTACAATACAAATAAATTTTTTAGCGATCGCTGCAATAATTTTTTCTCTAGTTAAAGCGGCTCCGCCGCCTTTAATCATTTGCATCTGATGATTTATTTCATCAGCACTATCAATATAAATCGTAAGAGAATGAAAATTTTTTAAGTCAAAAACTGGTATGCCTTGTTTTTTGAGTAATAAAGTAGAGGTATTTGAACTAGAGACAGCTCCACATATTTTATGTTTTATATTTTTTAAAGCTTCAATAAAATAAAAAATCGTAGTACCCGTTCCTACACCAATGATAGATCCAGGACGAATATAATGCAATGCAGCAAATGCCGCTTTTTTTTTAAATTGATTTAAGGTCATGATATAAAAAATGATTTGATTTTTTAATAAACTACCAAATAATAAATGTTAAATTTATTTATTTTAAATAATATTAAATGATATTTTAAAAAAATATATGTGATACAGGTTTCAAAAAAATTGTCAAGATGTTCTGGGGTACCTGGATTCGAACCAGGGATGCCGGTATCAAAAACCGGTGCCTTAACCTCTTGGCTATACCCCATTATGATCATGAAAAACACGTAAAAATATACGGGAGGCGAGATTTGAACTCGCAAACCTTTCGGCGCCAGAACCTAAATCTGGTGCGTCTACCAATTTCGCCACTCCCGCTAAAATTTTGGCTATGACGGGATTTGAACCCATGACCCCAGCGTTATGAGTGCTGTGCTCTAACCAACTGAGCTACATAGCCTATAAAAATTAAATACATAACAATTAATCTACTTTATAATATATTAGTTTAATAATCAACAAAAATATTTCTATGAATTTTTTCATAGATCAAAAGATAAAAAAATGAATACTAAAATAAAAAAATATCAAAATAACTTTATTGCTCAAATTATCAATAAAGATTTTAATCAAAATAAACATTTATCTTTTCATACTCGTTTTCCACCTGAGCCAAACGGTTATCTTCATATTGGTCATGCTAAGTCAATATGTTTAAATTTTGAATTATCAAAATTATATCAAGGTAAATGCAATTTGAGATTCGATGACACAAACCCATTAAAAGAAAATGTGCAATATATTCAGGCTATTCAAGACGATATTCATTGGTTAGGTTATAAATATGATAATATTTGTTACACTTCTGAGTATTTTTCACAATTATATCAATATGCAAAAGAACTTATCAAAAAAGGTCTTGCTTATGTAGATCACTTAACAAAAGAAGAAATACGTGAATATAGAGGTAGTTTAACGAAACCTGGAAAAAACAGCCCCTATAGAAATAGAACCATAGAAGAAAATATAACCTTATTTAAAAAAATGAAAAAGGGTGAATTTTCTGAAGGAGAAGTCTGTTTACGAGCAAAAATTGATATGAAATCTGCTTCTGTTATTATGCGAGATCCAGTTATATATAGAATTATTTTTGCTGAACATCATCAAACTAAAAATAAATGGTGTATATACCCTATGTATGATTTCGCTCATTGTATATCGGATGCAATTGAAGAAATTACTCATTCATTATGTACATTAGAGTTTCAAGAAAACAAGTTACTATATAACTGGATTTTGAAAAATATCAATATAAAAACGCATCCTAAACAATATGAATTTTCGAGATTAAATTTAGAATTTTGTATTTTATCTAAAAGAAAACTATCAATATTAATTAAAAAAAACATTATAACAGGATGGGATGATCCCCGTATACCAACAATATCTGGTTTGAGAAGAAAAGGTTATACACCTGATGCTATTAAAAAATTTTGTAAAAAAATAGGCGTTACCAAACAAAATCATTTAATAGAATTTTCAATGCTAGAACATTGCATCCGAAAAGAACTTAATAAAACAGCTGTTCGTACAATGGCTGTACTAGAGCCAATAAAAGTATTTTTATATAATTTAGATCATGATCATAAGGAAATATTTGTAGTCCCTAATCATCCTAATAATCCAGACTTAGGAAGTCATGAAATTGTTTTTACTAATATAATATATATTGATCGAAATGATTTTAAAGAGCAGCATAACAAAAAATATAAACGATTAACATTAGGAAAAGAAGTACGTTTAAGGCATGCTTATGTAATCAATGCAGAAAAAATAGAAAAAGATAGAGAAGGTAATATTACAAAAATAATATGTTATTGTGATCTCAATACTTTAGGAAAAAAAACAAAAAATAACACCAACCCTTCGGTGATCCACTGGATTTCAGAAAAAAATGCATTTCCAGCAGAATTTAGATTATATGATCAGTTATTCAAAATTCAAAATCCAGAAAAAGAAGTAAATTTTTTATCATATATCAATTCAAAATCAAAAATTATAAAAAATGGTTTTATTGAAAAGAAGATTGGGCAAAATATTCAAGAAACAATCGAACGAAAAGAAAAGCGAATATTTTTTCAATTTGAAAGAATTGGTTATTTTTGTATAGATGAGATAGAGTCTAAAAAAAGACAATTAATCTTTAATCGTACTGTTAGCTTACGAGAACTATGGAATCCTAAAAATATGAATTGAATAAATATAATATAACTAAAAACATATCAATATAGAATGAACAGGATTGCATTTTTATAAAAATCAACAGTTCTTGAAATTAAATATAAAATAAATTAGTAATAAAATTGATTTATTTTAGTAATTGCAACAACATAATCATGTTGTACATATAAACATTATTAATGCATACCTATATTTTATAATTCAATATCATAATAAAATATTTCAAGTTAAAAAATTATGATTTTTAATTAAACACTCATTTATCTTAACTAATATTTTATATTTAGAATGACTAAAAATTATATTTTTATCACTGGTGGAGTTGTTTCATCCTTAGGAAAAGGTATTGCAGCAGCTTCTTTAGGCGCAATATTAAAAGCAAGAAAAATCAGATTAACAATAATTAAACTCGATCCATATATTAATGTAGATCCTGGTACCATGAGTCCTATTCAACATGGAGAAGTATTTGTTACTGAAGATGGTGCTGAAACAGATTTAGATTTAGGCCATTATGAAAGATTTATTAACACGAAAATGACGTA encodes the following:
- the rpiA gene encoding ribose-5-phosphate isomerase RpiA, translated to MTLNQFKKKAAFAALHYIRPGSIIGVGTGTTIFYFIEALKNIKHKICGAVSSSNTSTLLLKKQGIPVFDLKNFHSLTIYIDSADEINHQMQMIKGGGAALTREKIIAAIAKKFICIVDNSKIVSVLGKFPLPIEIIPTALSYISKEIVKLGGKPKYRNNTITDNGNVILDAYNLNIENPIQMEHTFNALPGVVTVGLFASRCADIALVGTKNGVTTMKKNK
- the glnS gene encoding glutamine--tRNA ligase; amino-acid sequence: MNTKIKKYQNNFIAQIINKDFNQNKHLSFHTRFPPEPNGYLHIGHAKSICLNFELSKLYQGKCNLRFDDTNPLKENVQYIQAIQDDIHWLGYKYDNICYTSEYFSQLYQYAKELIKKGLAYVDHLTKEEIREYRGSLTKPGKNSPYRNRTIEENITLFKKMKKGEFSEGEVCLRAKIDMKSASVIMRDPVIYRIIFAEHHQTKNKWCIYPMYDFAHCISDAIEEITHSLCTLEFQENKLLYNWILKNINIKTHPKQYEFSRLNLEFCILSKRKLSILIKKNIITGWDDPRIPTISGLRRKGYTPDAIKKFCKKIGVTKQNHLIEFSMLEHCIRKELNKTAVRTMAVLEPIKVFLYNLDHDHKEIFVVPNHPNNPDLGSHEIVFTNIIYIDRNDFKEQHNKKYKRLTLGKEVRLRHAYVINAEKIEKDREGNITKIICYCDLNTLGKKTKNNTNPSVIHWISEKNAFPAEFRLYDQLFKIQNPEKEVNFLSYINSKSKIIKNGFIEKKIGQNIQETIERKEKRIFFQFERIGYFCIDEIESKKRQLIFNRTVSLRELWNPKNMN